From a single Sphingobium sp. genomic region:
- a CDS encoding universal stress protein, with protein MKSIILHVHGDEGFSNRMDVALDLCRAHDAHLTCIHVTPYAAYASFDAAGGMFASGVLIEELNKQQATMQADVEKRLAHEDVRWDWQSYDGDVAQTLVSASALADLVVLGQASAAPRSGNAALPIVDDVSVNAGCAVLVVPEGCNRFQSTAPAVIGWNASEQSARAIRQTLPMLKLASSVHLVSISVEDDDFPQLGASTYLSRHGISSELHIIDAKGRNAEEELHRFAVNQGAGMLLIGAYGHSRLRETLLGGVTRFLTLRAKLPLVLGR; from the coding sequence ATGAAATCTATAATTTTGCATGTGCATGGTGACGAAGGTTTTTCAAACCGCATGGATGTCGCGCTTGATCTGTGCCGTGCGCATGACGCCCATCTGACCTGCATCCATGTAACGCCCTACGCCGCCTATGCGTCGTTCGATGCAGCCGGCGGCATGTTTGCCAGCGGCGTTTTGATCGAGGAACTGAACAAGCAGCAAGCGACGATGCAGGCCGACGTAGAAAAGCGGTTAGCGCATGAAGATGTGCGTTGGGATTGGCAAAGCTATGATGGCGATGTGGCGCAAACGCTTGTGTCTGCATCTGCACTTGCCGATCTTGTCGTGCTCGGTCAGGCGAGTGCGGCACCCCGTTCGGGCAACGCCGCCTTGCCGATCGTTGATGATGTTTCAGTAAATGCGGGTTGTGCAGTGCTGGTTGTTCCCGAAGGATGCAACCGTTTCCAGTCGACGGCACCGGCAGTTATTGGGTGGAATGCTTCCGAACAATCGGCGCGCGCCATCAGGCAGACATTGCCGATGCTAAAACTCGCCTCGTCGGTTCATTTGGTATCGATCAGTGTTGAGGATGACGATTTTCCTCAATTGGGGGCATCCACCTATCTCTCACGCCATGGTATTTCTTCGGAACTGCACATCATTGACGCCAAAGGGCGCAATGCCGAAGAGGAATTGCATCGTTTCGCTGTCAATCAGGGTGCTGGCATGCTGTTGATCGGGGCATATGGTCATTCGCGCCTACGCGAAACGCTTTTAGGCGGCGTGACCCGTTTTCTTACATTACGCGCCAAATTACCTCTGGTGCTCGGACGTTAA
- a CDS encoding TlyA family RNA methyltransferase, whose product MKAPKIRIDQLLVERGLAESRTRAQALVMAGQVMIGDKKADKPGLQIASDAAVSVKGQDHPWVSRGGVKLAHALDHFTIDVDGMTAIDVGSSTGGFTDVMLSKGALRVYAVDSGTNQLAWKLRQDPRVIVHEQTSARILNETHIPEAVDLIVCDASFISLAKVLERPMSFAKPGAQLVALIKPQFEAGRGEVGKGGVVRDGAVHDRVCAEVQDWLHSVGWNVNGLTESPITGPKGNVEFLVWAHRPALIADA is encoded by the coding sequence ATGAAAGCACCCAAAATCCGGATCGATCAACTGCTTGTCGAACGCGGGCTCGCCGAGAGCCGGACGCGGGCGCAAGCCCTGGTGATGGCCGGACAGGTGATGATCGGCGATAAAAAGGCCGATAAGCCGGGGTTGCAGATCGCATCCGATGCCGCAGTCAGCGTCAAGGGACAGGACCATCCCTGGGTGTCGCGTGGCGGTGTAAAACTGGCACATGCGCTCGATCATTTCACCATCGATGTCGACGGGATGACAGCGATTGACGTTGGCTCTTCTACCGGCGGCTTTACCGACGTCATGCTGAGCAAGGGCGCGCTGCGTGTCTATGCCGTCGACAGCGGCACCAATCAGCTTGCATGGAAATTGCGGCAGGACCCGCGTGTTATCGTCCACGAGCAGACCAGCGCACGCATCTTGAACGAAACGCATATCCCCGAAGCGGTCGACCTGATCGTCTGCGACGCAAGCTTCATCAGCCTTGCCAAGGTGCTGGAACGGCCAATGTCCTTTGCCAAACCCGGTGCGCAGTTGGTTGCACTGATCAAGCCGCAATTCGAGGCTGGGCGCGGCGAGGTCGGCAAAGGCGGCGTAGTTCGCGATGGTGCAGTCCACGACCGCGTGTGCGCCGAAGTGCAGGACTGGCTGCACAGCGTTGGGTGGAACGTCAATGGCTTGACAGAGAGCCCGATTACCGGGCCCAAGGGCAATGTCGAGTTTCTCGTTTGGGCGCATCGCCCGGCACTAATCGCCGACGCCTAA
- a CDS encoding nitroreductase has protein sequence MDFDSVVMGRRSIRGYKPDPVPQKLIEEILQLAMRAPSSMNTQPWNFYVITGEPLDRIRKGNTERTLAGVPQSREFRTGNAFDGVHRERQVGVAKQLFGAMGIARDDAEKRQDWVLRGFRQFDAPVCVIITYDRVVDGSDDTPFDCGAVATALVNAAWSRGLGAVINSQGIMQSPVVREHAGIADDQVIMKSIALGWPDESFPANAVVSERKSVAEAATFVGFD, from the coding sequence ATGGATTTCGATTCGGTGGTCATGGGGCGGCGCAGCATTCGCGGGTACAAGCCTGATCCCGTGCCGCAGAAATTGATCGAGGAAATATTGCAGCTTGCGATGCGGGCGCCTTCGTCGATGAATACCCAGCCGTGGAACTTCTACGTGATCACTGGCGAACCGCTCGATCGCATCCGCAAAGGCAATACCGAGCGTACGTTGGCGGGCGTCCCGCAATCACGCGAGTTTCGAACCGGAAATGCCTTTGACGGTGTGCACCGGGAACGGCAGGTTGGTGTCGCCAAACAATTGTTCGGCGCGATGGGAATCGCGCGCGATGATGCCGAAAAACGGCAGGACTGGGTGCTCCGCGGTTTTCGTCAGTTTGATGCGCCGGTCTGCGTGATCATCACTTATGACCGCGTCGTTGATGGCAGCGACGACACCCCTTTTGATTGCGGTGCGGTCGCAACTGCGCTGGTCAATGCGGCATGGTCGCGCGGTCTGGGTGCAGTGATTAACAGCCAAGGCATCATGCAGTCGCCGGTGGTTCGCGAACATGCCGGCATTGCTGATGATCAGGTGATCATGAAAAGCATTGCACTGGGTTGGCCCGATGAGAGCTTTCCCGCCAATGCCGTGGTTTCCGAGCGCAAAAGTGTGGCGGAGGCAGCGACCTTTGTGGGTTTCGATTAG